From the Papaver somniferum cultivar HN1 chromosome 2, ASM357369v1, whole genome shotgun sequence genome, the window TTAGAGCTACCAAAGTTAGCCATTTCAAGACCTCTCAATACTCTAACTCCATAGTTTCATCCCTAACATGTACCCTGGATTTAAAGCAAATATTCCAACATTACTTGCAAACTCAGCAAACATTATTAAATCTTCAAACAAAAGAAACTACAGCAAAAATTCAACTGCTGCACATTTAAAGTACTCTTTATTAACCTAATCTACATGCTCCTAACCATTAAAAACCTTGCATTAAAAacgccaacaaaaaaaaaaaaaaaaaactctcttttGCTTACATTAATAGATTCTAACCAACAGATCCAACCCATAAAAGCCCTATCccatccaaaaatctcaatttaaCGTTCCAAATCAGATAAAAACACTACTCAAACACAAAATAAATCCCGCTAATAACACAACATTAACGAAATTAAACATCCAAAAATACAATCAACATTTCCAAGCAGATCTAAACTCTCAGAATGATTACTAGTTCCACTTCAATtttcaaaaaaggaaaaaagaacttATTTATCAGCAGAAgaaaaattataattaaaaatcagaaaaagctTACTTGAAGTTTTGAAGCTAATCATCTTTACAGATCAAGGTAATACCTGCAAACCTAGAAACAAATTCAGTGAATGAAAATCATACTAGTTAATTTCATTTCTACAAACAATTGATTTGAGAGATtaaaaaagttaggttttttatttcattttttgtaATGGAGAaggaagatgaatgaagttgtggtttttgttgttggaatagGGACATGAAGAAATGAGTAAAGATGCATTGAAAGCGAAAGGTGAGAAAagtttcttctttctcctttttctttttctcttctttatatattctgtGTTTTCTCCTTTGTTTTTTCCCGTTTTATTACTGTTTTTTTAACTAGATTTCTTTCGGTACCATTTCTGTTTCTTTCGCTGTATTTGGAAATTGATGGCAGTGAGAATTAAATAAATTACCTACTCAGATTTTCTGCCAGAGGTGGGACCGGTACTGTAAGATTGAGATATTACATGTGATCTTGGCGGTTGGATGGGTGAAAGTGTAACTTGACTTTGTTAAACGTTAAACAACACAGTTACCAACCGCAAGAGATGAATGGAGATATCCTCGAGATTTGTGTTGGGGTGTCATGAACGGTTAATAACATTTTGTCGTCAAACCATGGAATTGAGATGTGTGTTTAAAGTTTAGTCGAGATTTGATGTGTTTTGTGGTGATTAATGCATCTCGAGTTCCACACAGGGACCACGGACCGTTGTTTTTATAGTAAAGTCTTGCAGCCAGATTGTTTTTGAATCGGATTCAAGTgccaaaaagaagaaaacagatGAGTAATTTCGGATACAGAGATTTGAATGAAGTCAAGTCTGTTGGACAGAAAATGAAGCCGCATAAATGAAACGATTCTCATTAAAATTAATACAATACAATTGATTAAATATTAGATCTACAGACAAAGACTTGTTTTCAAGTGAAAAATCAAATCCTACAGATTTGTCTTTTATTCCCTGACCTGGATGAATGTGGCTGTGAATGTCAGCCATGgccaagcagcagcagcagcaacagctaaCGATAAATAACCTAAACCCAGTGGTAATATATATCCAAATTTCTTTTGTACAGACACTGTTAATACCACCCCCATTTCATCGTTATCATTCGTTACTGTCCAAAACTCCTTTGAGAAAATTCAGTCCTTCTAAAGATATACTTCTTCGGACTCGAGTTTTAGGAATCTCAATTTTCGGAGGTGGGTCAGAAGAGaagcagacaacaacaacagtcaGATTATCACAAGTGTTTCGCTTAAGTGCTTCTTTTACCAATTCTTTTGAGCATTTCTCAGGATCGTTGTGAAGCATTAATTCTTTTCTTGTGATTGTAACTGCACACTGACTACTCATAACATCCCATAATCCGTCACAACCCATAATCAAGAACTCATCTTCTTCGGTTAGTAGACTCTCGTGGAGTTCTGGTTCGGCACTCAGAGGGCCGGTGGATCCTTTTGGACCCTTCATGTGCCAATCACCTATTGCTCGTGCTACTGATAGCTGCCCATTAAGATACCCATCAAACACGATTCCACCCAGTTTCTCAATCCTTAATCTTTCAGAGGTGCAGTTTGGTTTGTGGTCTTTGGACAGCTCGACCGCCCTACCTCGTTTCCCTAATACAGCTCTGCAGTCCCCGACATTGGCAATTAGCATTGTCCTACACATTAGAAGATAAATATGAGTACCAAATAACCATCAACAAAACTACATTTGTACAAGGGTGAAAATAAGAAAGCAGTATTATTCATTTATGGGGCAAGATCATCACTCAGTCTCCACATTATCAAGTTTATGAACTATAACACCGTTGACCGTACTACTGCAATTCTGAATTTTATAGATAGCGATAAACAAAACTGAAGTAAGTCCATATAAATAAAGCTGGTACACACAAAACAAACAGCAGAGTACAGATAATACAGTTAGTACGTCGTACCAGAGAGCTTGTTCATTAATGAAGTGTGTTTCCAGAGTTCGTCATTATTCATTAGTCCATACTACTAGAATATAACTATATTATTAGACACAGAGTACACTGAGTCTAATACTTGTTGTTTGCCACAGAGTTGAAATGTTGGGTGCTAATAAAGAGGAGACGACTCTTTAAATTTAAGCATCCACCATAAAGTAAGATATGGATTAGGAAGTCAACCTTCCATAAAAGAGGAGACAGATTCCTTATTGTCCAATCTTAGTGAATAACTAAAAAGTCTTCATTAACACAATGTGATTGAAAATATACTCACCTTCCGAACATAAGTGCAGTCAGTGCTGTTGTGCCAGAGGAGCTGTCAAGAGAACAAGCATCAGCAAATGCATGATCAGCTCTCAGGAAAGCACTCTTAACAGCCTTAGATGCACAACTGGGAAAATGAGCATCCTCTGTGATATATGTAAGAATGTGCTTTTTAATAAAAGCTGCTGCATCCGATCCACCATGACCATCAAACACCTGTTAAGCAAAACAACAGAATCTCAGCTAACGAAAGTTATCAATTAATTAGTGATTTAAGTGCCTGGCAATACTGTGAAGCATTCAAGGATAATCATGCCAATGTCAAAGAATGAGAATTCACAAATTACTTTGCATGCAAAAACTACGGCATATCCTCATGGGCGCCAAATCGATCTTTTTTATAGCAACTAAaaccaaatcatatgattttgccATCAATATCCATAATCTTAACCTTGATCACTGAACTAGTAAGATGCATCTGGTTATGTTTCTATAGAATTGCTACCATTACTATCTAAGTGTTCATCAACTGATAAAAAGGTAAGTTGAATTCCCTTAGTGTGGAATTTGCATAACtaaaaaagtgtttggaagaCTACGATTTCTACTTCTCCACTCTCGTGCAGAGCTTCTTATAGAGGTATAATTTCCATTAATAGCTGAAGAACCTGCACCTTTTTACAAAAATTTTATCTGCAGTGATTCAGCTTTCCAAAACAAAGCAAGATaaccaaaaaaaagaccaaaacagaTTTCAGACATGGAGTAGAAACAAGTTGCACAGAATTGCCTTCACGCAAAGGAAATGGCTTCTGAGGCTCTCAATGACTTAAATAGTACGCTAAATTCTGCCACAGATATGTTTTGTAGAAGGCCATCTAAGAGAAGGTCCTGGTGACCACTATATCAGTTAGAAGGAAAATGCCATCCATATGAAAAACAATCCCATTCAAAAATAATATGAGTGAtaaaagatcagaaaaatgatcaATCATCGAACCAGTTCTCAATGTGCAGTAGCAGTAATCAAATTACACACCCCATAGAAAGCTCCTGGAGCAGGAATGTTGGCAGATCCACCGAGATGTTCAACAAGATTATCTACACATATATGTTCATCCTCCATGTATTGCTTAGGTCCTATCTCAGAACAGCTCCCTGAACGAAATACAggtaaaaaccctgatttgacatCCGAAGGTGATTTTAAACAAACACTCCCAATATCTAATTCCTGCAC encodes:
- the LOC113346836 gene encoding probable protein phosphatase 2C 27 gives rise to the protein MAAGTHMSPQLNGLESGYSNESKNSVEDDNSEIQDSLKQLNAAKPPRHLSVMRHCTSSAKLSALSELELDIGSVCLKSPSDVKSGFLPVFRSGSCSEIGPKQYMEDEHICVDNLVEHLGGSANIPAPGAFYGVFDGHGGSDAAAFIKKHILTYITEDAHFPSCASKAVKSAFLRADHAFADACSLDSSSGTTALTALMFGRTMLIANVGDCRAVLGKRGRAVELSKDHKPNCTSERLRIEKLGGIVFDGYLNGQLSVARAIGDWHMKGPKGSTGPLSAEPELHESLLTEEDEFLIMGCDGLWDVMSSQCAVTITRKELMLHNDPEKCSKELVKEALKRNTCDNLTVVVVCFSSDPPPKIEIPKTRVRRSISLEGLNFLKGVLDSNE